In Perca fluviatilis chromosome 11, GENO_Pfluv_1.0, whole genome shotgun sequence, the following proteins share a genomic window:
- the LOC120568344 gene encoding acyl-CoA-binding domain-containing protein 5A-like isoform X1: MAQEEDKHSLEAKFVAAVKVIRSLPEEGPFQPSDDMMLLFYSYYKQATVGPCNIPRPNGFWDTRGKAKWDSWSSLGNMTKEQAMKNYVEDIQLILEAIPISEEVSNLVQKLGNFYTEVDVEGEEAEEIERDRRPFTRPFAYHTDELVKQLNKPTMEGYGDLWDDIQNLQENDSSGHGISVSSEEAEGSKENSEIERKEESYDWVKSEEEENDDEEDNTDDEDEADDEEEEKVWRPDPKLLMVEKRWRSDTGGSSSSMEPSMSSFTNGTHSSLNSEVEEEELACSLEPSVQYNSYMLFNGHLSGHSDAVPEKNHRSTDSDNEEFCDSMEHLAMEEGLSTSNILSPGSGAASVRQSDLWFESNTTPNGGEDQVLVGESYLKEGISASQHNSSLSRRGRGSQSPRATCSSQRCASVDAACCCVSQNRHPVSAARGNVNEQIATALLRLQHDMTTVLHRLHALEALTVSQSRLSSPRQEDSLPAAQTFLRPSWWPFDFSPLTGVLTALWPLIAHWLVQLYLQRRKRKIP; the protein is encoded by the exons ATGGCGCAGGAAGAGGACAAACACAGCCTGGAGGCGAAATTTGTTGCTGCAGTTAAAGTGATCCGGAGCTTGCCCGAAGAAG GTCCTTTCCAGCCATCTGATGACATGATGCTGTTGTTCTATAGTTACTACAAGCAGGCCACTGTGGGGCCCTGCAACATCCCCAGACCTAACGGCTTCTGGGACACTCGTGGAAAAGCTAAATG GGATTCATGGAGCTCTTTAGGAAATATGACAAAGGAGCAAGCCATGAAGAACTATGTCGAGGACATCCAGCTG ATTTTGGAGGCCATTCCAATCTCAGAAGAAGTGTCTAACTTGGTACAGAAGCTTGGCAATTTCTACACAGAGGTGGACGTAGAaggagaagaagctgaagaaattgAGCGGGACAGGCGACCCTTTACCCGGCCTTTTGCGTACCATACAG ATGAGCTGGTCAAACAATTGAACAAACCAACAATGGAAG GCTATGGGGATCTATGGGATGATATTCAAAACCTCCAAGAAAATGACAGCAGTGGTCATGGCATAAGTGTCAGTAGCGAGGAGGCAGAGGGAAGCAAAGAAAATAGTGAAATCGAGAGAAAGGAGGAAAGTTATGATTGGGTGAAAAGTGAGGAAGAGGAAAATGATGATGAAGAAGACAATACAGACGATGAAGACGAGGCGGAtgacgaggaggaggaaaaag TCTGGAGGCCTGACCCGAAGCTGCTGATGGTGGAGAAAAGGTGGAGGTCTGACACAGGGGGGTCCAGCAGCAGCATGGAGCCCAGCATGTCTTCCTTCACCAACGGGACACACAGCTCCCTCAACAGcgaggtggaggaggaagagctgGCCTGTTCCTTAGAGCCCAGTGTGCAGTATAACTCCTATATGCTCTTTAATGGACACCTGAGTG GTCATAGTGATGCTGTTCCTGAGAAGAACCACCGATCCACAGACTCAGATAATGAGGAATTCTGTGACTCCATGGAGCATCTGGCCATGGAAGAG GGGCTGTCTACATCAAACATACTGTCACCAGGATCAGGAGCTGCCTCTGTGAGGCAAAGTGATCTTTGGTTTGAGAGCAACACTACCCCGAATGGAGGAGAGGATCAAGTACTCGTGGGGGAGTCCTACCTTAAAGAAGGGATTAGTGCAAGCCAGCACAACAGCTCCTTGTCAAGAAGAGGGAGAG GTTCACAATCGCCAAGGGCTACCTGCAGCTCTCAGCGGTGTGCCAGTGTAGATGCCGCATGCTGTTGTGTGTCACAGAACAGACATCCTGTCAGCGCTGCCAGGGGAAACGTCAATGAGCAAATAGCAACAGCTCTGCTGAGGCTGCAACATGACATGACCACAGTGTTGCACAGGCTGCACGCTCTGGAGGCGCTCACGGTGTCACAG TCAAGATTATCTTCACCAAGGCAGGAGGACTCTCTACCCGCAGCACAAACG ttccTGAGACCGTCTTGGTGGCCTTTTGACTTCTCTCCACTCACAGGGGTGTTAACTGCACTCTGGCCTCTGATTGCCCATTGGCTTGTCCAGCTTTACTTACAACGGAGAAAAAG GAAAATCCCCTGA
- the yme1l1b gene encoding ATP-dependent zinc metalloprotease YME1L1b isoform X1, whose translation MFSLSTTVQPQVTVPLSHLINVLHSMKSSVGSSSATCKSRKHKEHASDSELHCTEPVWNMRELGLSDLGAQQLDELVKSVLPRLSPQEAPLPLVGQTAWHASHLSTHSFFFNKHGFSCGAMPMSYSRQHPSPLQSVCTELQHWPVWVPSRGFKTLKSKTRRLQSAPDRPLESEGFTPSFMKGFLTRDKGVEVESLDSLIKIKNIPDGQQDSYKRGFAEGFLKAQALTQRTQDSLRRTRLILLVLLLVGLYGISKTPFISVRFRTTSGLDSAVDPVQMKNVTFEHVKGIEEAKNELQEVVEFLKNPKKFTVLGGKLPKGVLLVGPPGTGKTLLARAVAGEADVPFYYASGSEFDEMFVGVGASRIRNLFKEAKANAPCVIFIDELDSVGGKRIESPMHPYSRQTINQLLAEMDGFKPNEGVIIIGATNFPEALDNALIRPGRFDMQVTVPKPDVKGRTEILNWYLKKIKMDPAIEANIIARGTVGFSGADLENLVNQAALKAAVDGKDMVTLKELEFAKDKILMGPERRSAEIDEKNKIITAYHESGHAIVAYYTKDAMPINKATIMPRGPSLGHVSMLPENDRWSETRSQLLAQMDVSMGGRVAEEIIFGHEYITTGASSDFDSATKIAKMMVTRFGMCEKLGVMTYTDMTAQSPETQAAVEHEVRVLLKDSYERAKVLLKTHSKEHKNLADALLMYETLDAKEIKLVLEGKALEAS comes from the exons atgttttctttgtcAACGACTGTCCAACCACAG GTGACTGTACCTCTTAGCCACCTCATCAATGTCCTCCACTCTATGAAAAGCTCAGTGGGAAGCAGCAGTGCCACCTGCAAATCAAGAAAACACAAGGAGCATGCCTCAGACTCAGAACTACACTGTACAGAG CCCGTGTGGAACATGCGTGAGCTTGGATTATCAGACCTGGGAGCACAGCAGCTGGATGAGCTGGTGAAGAGTGTGTTACCACGCTTGAGTCCACAGGAGGCGCCACTTCCATTGGTTGGACAGACAGCCTGGCATGCCTCACATCTTTCTACACACTCCTTTTTCTTCAATAAGCATG GCTTCTCATGTGGTGCAATGCCCATGTCTTATTCCAGACAGCACCCTTCACCTCTTCAGTCTGTCTGCACAGAGCTACAACACTGGCCAG TGTGGGTCCCGAGCAGAGGCTTTAAAACTTTAAAGAGCAAAACCAGACGACTGCAGTCGGCCCCCGACCGCCCCCTGGAGTCTGAAGGATTTACACCATCTTTTATGAAG GGTTTCCTGACACGTGACAAGGGGGTTGAAGTAGAAAGTCTAGACAGCCTGATTAAGATCAAGAACATACCTGATGGACAGCAGGATTCTTACAAGAGGGGCTTCGCTGAGGGTTTCCTGAAAGCCCAAGCCTTGACACAACGCACACAAG ACTCTCTCCGGAGGACTCGTCTAATCCTGCTGGTGCTGCTTCTGGTTGGACTCTATGGTATCTCCAAGACCCCCTTCATATCGG TACGGTTCCGAACCACATCAGGCCTGGACTCTGCAGTGGACCCTGTGCAGATGAAAAACGTGACATTTGAGCATGTCAAAGGGATAGAAGAAGCTAAGAACGAGCTGCAGGAAGTTGTGGAGTTCCTGAAAAACCCAAAGAAGTTCACAGTATTGGGAGGGAAGCTGCCAAAAG GTGTTTTACTGGTTGGCCCTCCAGGGACCGGAAAGACTCTACTGGCCAGAGCTGTGGCAGGAGAGGCAGATGTGCCATTCTACTACGCCTCCGGGTCCGAATTTGATGAGATGTTTGTTGGAGTGGGAGCCAGCCGCATCAGGAACCTTTTCA AGGAGGCTAAAGCCAATGCTCCCTGTGTGATCTTCATTGATGAACTGGACAGCGTGGGTGGGAAAAGGATTGAGTCTCCCATGCACCCTTACTCCAGACAGACTATTAACCAACTACTTGCTGAGATGGATGG GTTTAAGCCTAACGAAGGTGTGATCATCATTGGAGCAACCAACTTCCCAGAGGCTTTGGATAA tgcCCTGATCCGCCCAGGACGTTTTGACATGCAGGTGACTGTCCCCAAACCAGATGTGAAAGGACGCACAGAGATCCTTAACTGGTATCTGAAGAAGATTAAAATGGATCCAG CTATTGAGGCCAATATTATTGCCCGGGGCACAGTGGGCTTCTCTGGCGCTGACCTGGAAAATCTGGTCAACCAGGCTGCCCTGAAGGCAGCAGTCGATGGTAAAGACATGGTCACCCTGAAAGAGCTGGAGTTTGCTAAAGACAAAATCCTCATGG GCCCCGAGAGAAGGAGTGCAGAAATAGATGAGAAGAACAAGATCATCACAGCGTACCATGAATCTGGCCATGCAATAGTAGCTTACTATACCAAAGATGCCATGCCGATTAACAAGGCTACTATCATGCCCAGAGGCCCCAGTCTGGGACAT GTATCCATGCTTCCAGAGAATGATCGCTGGAGTGAGACTCGCTCTCAGCTGCTGGCCCAGATGGACGTCAGTATGGGCGGCCGTGTAGCTGAGGAGATTATATTTGGCCATGAGTACATCACAACCG GTGCATCAAGCGACTTTGATAGTGCCACAAAGATCGCTAAGATGATGGTGACCAGATTTGGAATGTGTGAAAAG TTGGGTGTGATGACCTATACTGACATGACAGCCCAGAGCCCAGAGACACAAGCAGCGGTGGAGCATGAAGTCAGGGTGTTACTGAAG GACTCTTATGAGCGTGCCAAAGTCCTGCTGAAGACTCATTCCAAAGAGCACAAAAACCTGGCAGATGCTCTGCTCATGTATGAGACACTGGATGCCAAAGAGATCAAGCTGGTCCTGGAGGGCAAGGCCCTGGAGGCCAGTTGA
- the yme1l1b gene encoding ATP-dependent zinc metalloprotease YME1L1b isoform X2: MFSLSTTVQPQVTVPLSHLINVLHSMKSSVGSSSATCKSRKHKEHASDSELHCTEPVWNMRELGLSDLGAQQLDELVKSVLPRLSPQEAPLPLVGQTAWHASHLSTHSFFFNKHGFSCGAMPMSYSRQHPSPLQSVCTELQHWPVWVPSRGFKTLKSKTRRLQSAPDRPLESEGFTPSFMKGFLTRDKGVEVESLDSLIKIKNIPDGQQDSYKRGFAEGFLKAQALTQRTQDSLRRTRLILLVLLLVGLYGISKTPFISGLDSAVDPVQMKNVTFEHVKGIEEAKNELQEVVEFLKNPKKFTVLGGKLPKGVLLVGPPGTGKTLLARAVAGEADVPFYYASGSEFDEMFVGVGASRIRNLFKEAKANAPCVIFIDELDSVGGKRIESPMHPYSRQTINQLLAEMDGFKPNEGVIIIGATNFPEALDNALIRPGRFDMQVTVPKPDVKGRTEILNWYLKKIKMDPAIEANIIARGTVGFSGADLENLVNQAALKAAVDGKDMVTLKELEFAKDKILMGPERRSAEIDEKNKIITAYHESGHAIVAYYTKDAMPINKATIMPRGPSLGHVSMLPENDRWSETRSQLLAQMDVSMGGRVAEEIIFGHEYITTGASSDFDSATKIAKMMVTRFGMCEKLGVMTYTDMTAQSPETQAAVEHEVRVLLKDSYERAKVLLKTHSKEHKNLADALLMYETLDAKEIKLVLEGKALEAS, encoded by the exons atgttttctttgtcAACGACTGTCCAACCACAG GTGACTGTACCTCTTAGCCACCTCATCAATGTCCTCCACTCTATGAAAAGCTCAGTGGGAAGCAGCAGTGCCACCTGCAAATCAAGAAAACACAAGGAGCATGCCTCAGACTCAGAACTACACTGTACAGAG CCCGTGTGGAACATGCGTGAGCTTGGATTATCAGACCTGGGAGCACAGCAGCTGGATGAGCTGGTGAAGAGTGTGTTACCACGCTTGAGTCCACAGGAGGCGCCACTTCCATTGGTTGGACAGACAGCCTGGCATGCCTCACATCTTTCTACACACTCCTTTTTCTTCAATAAGCATG GCTTCTCATGTGGTGCAATGCCCATGTCTTATTCCAGACAGCACCCTTCACCTCTTCAGTCTGTCTGCACAGAGCTACAACACTGGCCAG TGTGGGTCCCGAGCAGAGGCTTTAAAACTTTAAAGAGCAAAACCAGACGACTGCAGTCGGCCCCCGACCGCCCCCTGGAGTCTGAAGGATTTACACCATCTTTTATGAAG GGTTTCCTGACACGTGACAAGGGGGTTGAAGTAGAAAGTCTAGACAGCCTGATTAAGATCAAGAACATACCTGATGGACAGCAGGATTCTTACAAGAGGGGCTTCGCTGAGGGTTTCCTGAAAGCCCAAGCCTTGACACAACGCACACAAG ACTCTCTCCGGAGGACTCGTCTAATCCTGCTGGTGCTGCTTCTGGTTGGACTCTATGGTATCTCCAAGACCCCCTTCATATCGG GCCTGGACTCTGCAGTGGACCCTGTGCAGATGAAAAACGTGACATTTGAGCATGTCAAAGGGATAGAAGAAGCTAAGAACGAGCTGCAGGAAGTTGTGGAGTTCCTGAAAAACCCAAAGAAGTTCACAGTATTGGGAGGGAAGCTGCCAAAAG GTGTTTTACTGGTTGGCCCTCCAGGGACCGGAAAGACTCTACTGGCCAGAGCTGTGGCAGGAGAGGCAGATGTGCCATTCTACTACGCCTCCGGGTCCGAATTTGATGAGATGTTTGTTGGAGTGGGAGCCAGCCGCATCAGGAACCTTTTCA AGGAGGCTAAAGCCAATGCTCCCTGTGTGATCTTCATTGATGAACTGGACAGCGTGGGTGGGAAAAGGATTGAGTCTCCCATGCACCCTTACTCCAGACAGACTATTAACCAACTACTTGCTGAGATGGATGG GTTTAAGCCTAACGAAGGTGTGATCATCATTGGAGCAACCAACTTCCCAGAGGCTTTGGATAA tgcCCTGATCCGCCCAGGACGTTTTGACATGCAGGTGACTGTCCCCAAACCAGATGTGAAAGGACGCACAGAGATCCTTAACTGGTATCTGAAGAAGATTAAAATGGATCCAG CTATTGAGGCCAATATTATTGCCCGGGGCACAGTGGGCTTCTCTGGCGCTGACCTGGAAAATCTGGTCAACCAGGCTGCCCTGAAGGCAGCAGTCGATGGTAAAGACATGGTCACCCTGAAAGAGCTGGAGTTTGCTAAAGACAAAATCCTCATGG GCCCCGAGAGAAGGAGTGCAGAAATAGATGAGAAGAACAAGATCATCACAGCGTACCATGAATCTGGCCATGCAATAGTAGCTTACTATACCAAAGATGCCATGCCGATTAACAAGGCTACTATCATGCCCAGAGGCCCCAGTCTGGGACAT GTATCCATGCTTCCAGAGAATGATCGCTGGAGTGAGACTCGCTCTCAGCTGCTGGCCCAGATGGACGTCAGTATGGGCGGCCGTGTAGCTGAGGAGATTATATTTGGCCATGAGTACATCACAACCG GTGCATCAAGCGACTTTGATAGTGCCACAAAGATCGCTAAGATGATGGTGACCAGATTTGGAATGTGTGAAAAG TTGGGTGTGATGACCTATACTGACATGACAGCCCAGAGCCCAGAGACACAAGCAGCGGTGGAGCATGAAGTCAGGGTGTTACTGAAG GACTCTTATGAGCGTGCCAAAGTCCTGCTGAAGACTCATTCCAAAGAGCACAAAAACCTGGCAGATGCTCTGCTCATGTATGAGACACTGGATGCCAAAGAGATCAAGCTGGTCCTGGAGGGCAAGGCCCTGGAGGCCAGTTGA
- the LOC120568344 gene encoding acyl-CoA-binding domain-containing protein 5-B-like isoform X2, whose product MAQEEDKHSLEAKFVAAVKVIRSLPEEGPFQPSDDMMLLFYSYYKQATVGPCNIPRPNGFWDTRGKAKWDSWSSLGNMTKEQAMKNYVEDIQLILEAIPISEEVSNLVQKLGNFYTEVDVEGEEAEEIERDRRPFTRPFAYHTVWRPDPKLLMVEKRWRSDTGGSSSSMEPSMSSFTNGTHSSLNSEVEEEELACSLEPSVQYNSYMLFNGHLSGHSDAVPEKNHRSTDSDNEEFCDSMEHLAMEEGLSTSNILSPGSGAASVRQSDLWFESNTTPNGGEDQVLVGESYLKEGISASQHNSSLSRRGRGSQSPRATCSSQRCASVDAACCCVSQNRHPVSAARGNVNEQIATALLRLQHDMTTVLHRLHALEALTVSQSRLSSPRQEDSLPAAQTFLRPSWWPFDFSPLTGVLTALWPLIAHWLVQLYLQRRKRKIP is encoded by the exons ATGGCGCAGGAAGAGGACAAACACAGCCTGGAGGCGAAATTTGTTGCTGCAGTTAAAGTGATCCGGAGCTTGCCCGAAGAAG GTCCTTTCCAGCCATCTGATGACATGATGCTGTTGTTCTATAGTTACTACAAGCAGGCCACTGTGGGGCCCTGCAACATCCCCAGACCTAACGGCTTCTGGGACACTCGTGGAAAAGCTAAATG GGATTCATGGAGCTCTTTAGGAAATATGACAAAGGAGCAAGCCATGAAGAACTATGTCGAGGACATCCAGCTG ATTTTGGAGGCCATTCCAATCTCAGAAGAAGTGTCTAACTTGGTACAGAAGCTTGGCAATTTCTACACAGAGGTGGACGTAGAaggagaagaagctgaagaaattgAGCGGGACAGGCGACCCTTTACCCGGCCTTTTGCGTACCATACAG TCTGGAGGCCTGACCCGAAGCTGCTGATGGTGGAGAAAAGGTGGAGGTCTGACACAGGGGGGTCCAGCAGCAGCATGGAGCCCAGCATGTCTTCCTTCACCAACGGGACACACAGCTCCCTCAACAGcgaggtggaggaggaagagctgGCCTGTTCCTTAGAGCCCAGTGTGCAGTATAACTCCTATATGCTCTTTAATGGACACCTGAGTG GTCATAGTGATGCTGTTCCTGAGAAGAACCACCGATCCACAGACTCAGATAATGAGGAATTCTGTGACTCCATGGAGCATCTGGCCATGGAAGAG GGGCTGTCTACATCAAACATACTGTCACCAGGATCAGGAGCTGCCTCTGTGAGGCAAAGTGATCTTTGGTTTGAGAGCAACACTACCCCGAATGGAGGAGAGGATCAAGTACTCGTGGGGGAGTCCTACCTTAAAGAAGGGATTAGTGCAAGCCAGCACAACAGCTCCTTGTCAAGAAGAGGGAGAG GTTCACAATCGCCAAGGGCTACCTGCAGCTCTCAGCGGTGTGCCAGTGTAGATGCCGCATGCTGTTGTGTGTCACAGAACAGACATCCTGTCAGCGCTGCCAGGGGAAACGTCAATGAGCAAATAGCAACAGCTCTGCTGAGGCTGCAACATGACATGACCACAGTGTTGCACAGGCTGCACGCTCTGGAGGCGCTCACGGTGTCACAG TCAAGATTATCTTCACCAAGGCAGGAGGACTCTCTACCCGCAGCACAAACG ttccTGAGACCGTCTTGGTGGCCTTTTGACTTCTCTCCACTCACAGGGGTGTTAACTGCACTCTGGCCTCTGATTGCCCATTGGCTTGTCCAGCTTTACTTACAACGGAGAAAAAG GAAAATCCCCTGA